One genomic region from Planctomicrobium piriforme encodes:
- a CDS encoding helix-turn-helix transcriptional regulator encodes MKSARPKATRANRSASRSASAARPSIPPPAQFKAPPEVPAAQWTFLTNHSHVLVLLARNSSMVLREVAARVGITERAVQRIIADLEAGGVIEREKIGRQNHYRILSDQPLRHPIESHRSIGDLLELLSNEAP; translated from the coding sequence ATGAAGTCAGCCCGTCCCAAAGCGACTCGTGCGAATCGCAGCGCCTCGCGATCCGCTTCCGCAGCACGGCCGAGTATCCCGCCGCCAGCCCAATTCAAGGCCCCTCCTGAGGTTCCGGCCGCGCAGTGGACGTTTCTCACAAATCACTCCCACGTCCTGGTTTTGCTGGCCCGGAACTCCTCGATGGTTCTCCGGGAGGTGGCCGCCAGAGTGGGGATCACCGAGCGTGCCGTGCAGCGGATCATCGCCGACCTGGAGGCGGGAGGGGTGATCGAGCGGGAGAAGATCGGGCGGCAGAATCATTACCGCATTCTCAGCGATCAACCACTGCGTCATCCGATCGAGTCGCATCGATCGATCGGCGATCTGCTCGAATTGCTGAGCAATGAGGCACCCTGA
- a CDS encoding proton-conducting transporter transmembrane domain-containing protein — protein MHFWFSLTAAAPPLLLLACGLVPSRWADRHLAVMRRASVGLALLAFALSVTAGVLLAIAGPLDSTFVQWSRPIPLSLGVYVDSLSAIMLVLISFIGLIVVRFSIRYLDGDARQGRFLRWMSFTIGAALLLVVARNLVLFTLAWTLTSLGLHRLLKHYPERSWALWAARKKFLISRLGDLLLLAALVLTFQCFGTFEYGEIFAAAQAIHAGSSAGSPLIPLIGVLFVLGAMTKSAQFPFHSWLPDTMETPTPVSALMHAGIINAGGFLVIRLSPLIALSHAALDFLALTGAFTALFGGLVMLTQTSIKRSLAYSTIAQMGFMMLQCGLGAFSAALLHIVAHSAYKAHAFLTCGSVLESAARLRNGSFPTQRGIWRLAMLPLAIAIAVGLYAFTFQLLGIDVAAKSGGPVLGLVMTIALTQLVWTGLSAGTWGLAARGLFSATLVCGAYAGSYLLIDSLFAGSKSHILVPASSLDMPVIVLVAAGFTGIFALQSVTASFARAAWLRALYVHAMNGFYIDIPARRITARFWRQSAPVQ, from the coding sequence ATGCACTTCTGGTTCTCACTCACAGCCGCGGCGCCACCCTTGTTACTGCTCGCCTGCGGACTTGTCCCCAGCCGCTGGGCAGATCGACATCTCGCCGTCATGCGGCGGGCGAGCGTCGGCCTGGCGCTCTTGGCCTTCGCCCTGTCTGTGACTGCCGGAGTGCTGCTCGCCATCGCCGGTCCTCTGGATTCGACGTTCGTGCAATGGTCGCGCCCCATTCCGCTGAGCCTGGGAGTCTACGTCGACAGCCTGTCCGCCATCATGCTCGTCCTGATCAGCTTCATCGGGCTGATCGTTGTGCGATTCTCGATCCGCTATCTCGATGGCGACGCACGACAGGGACGATTCCTGCGATGGATGTCATTCACGATCGGCGCCGCGCTCCTGCTCGTCGTCGCCCGGAATCTCGTGTTATTCACCCTCGCCTGGACCCTGACCAGCCTGGGGCTCCATCGACTGCTGAAGCACTATCCCGAGCGCAGTTGGGCGCTGTGGGCAGCCCGTAAGAAATTTCTGATCAGCCGTCTCGGCGACCTGTTACTGCTGGCCGCACTGGTTCTCACCTTTCAATGCTTTGGAACGTTTGAATATGGCGAGATCTTCGCTGCCGCACAGGCCATCCACGCTGGATCATCCGCGGGATCACCTCTGATTCCCCTGATCGGAGTCCTGTTTGTTCTCGGCGCCATGACAAAGTCGGCTCAATTCCCCTTCCATAGCTGGCTGCCAGACACGATGGAAACCCCCACGCCCGTCTCCGCGCTCATGCACGCAGGCATCATCAATGCCGGCGGATTCCTGGTCATCCGGCTGAGTCCGCTGATCGCGCTCTCGCATGCCGCTCTGGACTTCCTTGCTCTGACCGGCGCCTTCACCGCCCTGTTCGGAGGCCTGGTCATGCTCACGCAGACCAGCATCAAACGCTCGCTGGCCTACTCCACGATCGCCCAGATGGGATTCATGATGCTGCAATGCGGACTGGGCGCCTTCTCCGCCGCATTACTGCACATCGTCGCCCACTCTGCCTATAAGGCGCACGCCTTCCTGACCTGCGGCAGCGTCCTCGAATCGGCGGCCCGCCTGCGGAATGGTTCGTTCCCGACTCAGCGTGGAATCTGGCGACTGGCGATGCTGCCGCTGGCGATTGCCATCGCCGTGGGATTATATGCGTTCACTTTTCAACTGCTGGGCATCGACGTCGCGGCGAAGTCCGGGGGACCCGTCCTGGGCCTGGTCATGACCATCGCACTGACGCAGTTGGTCTGGACGGGGCTCTCGGCTGGAACCTGGGGTCTCGCGGCCAGAGGCCTGTTCTCCGCGACCCTGGTCTGCGGAGCTTATGCCGGGTCTTATCTGCTGATTGACTCCCTGTTCGCGGGATCGAAGTCACACATCCTCGTGCCTGCTTCGTCGCTCGACATGCCGGTCATCGTGCTGGTCGCCGCGGGATTCACCGGCATCTTCGCTCTGCAGTCCGTCACCGCCAGCTTTGCACGTGCAGCATGGCTGCGGGCTTTGTACGTCCACGCCATGAACGGGTTCTACATCGACATTCCCGCCCGCCGCATCACCGCCCGCTTCTGGAGGCAGTCGGCGCCTGTTCAATGA
- a CDS encoding carbohydrate binding domain-containing protein, whose protein sequence is MKALAVCLLLLLSPTLLCAADAPNLLKPTNNVDSWRLEQIEGGKGTIKADGDAIVFEVTEVDGTEWHVQAFQIDLNLKEGQTYSLKFNAKASASRPVILNAMVDVDDWHELGLHEDLYFGTEYKPYEFTFTATGVEPNKNRIGFMFGQETGKIYVKEMTLTAK, encoded by the coding sequence ATGAAAGCGCTCGCTGTTTGTCTGTTGCTGTTGCTGTCCCCGACCCTGCTCTGTGCAGCCGATGCTCCCAATCTCCTGAAGCCGACCAACAATGTCGATTCATGGCGGCTCGAACAGATCGAAGGGGGCAAAGGAACCATCAAGGCGGATGGAGACGCCATCGTCTTCGAGGTCACCGAAGTCGACGGCACCGAATGGCATGTCCAGGCGTTTCAGATCGATCTGAACCTGAAAGAAGGCCAGACCTACTCGCTGAAGTTCAATGCGAAAGCCTCGGCCAGCCGACCAGTGATCCTCAACGCCATGGTCGACGTCGACGACTGGCACGAACTCGGGCTGCACGAAGACCTGTATTTCGGAACCGAATACAAGCCCTACGAGTTCACCTTCACGGCGACTGGAGTCGAACCGAACAAAAACCGCATCGGCTTCATGTTCGGACAGGAAACCGGCAAAATCTACGTCAAAGAAATGACGCTGACCGCGAAGTAA
- a CDS encoding glycosyltransferase family 2 protein: MPFVSCVMPTYGRADYVAESVRMFLDQDYPSKELLILNDCPGQTFRGELPGVRIINADQRWSTLGDKRNAIIQQARGELIAVWDDDDVYLPWRLSQAVNRLRELNAAIYCPAEYWAYWGAADLHDNQARLDWIYHPLVVFQKSLWQAVGGYPPLSNAEDTALMRKFLDHLSIAWPQDPIRRYDRPMIMRGKSKYHHTSIGGGEHPPDTRTGEIRLVPCDIQDPILRDCRDRLLKEHRMTTQLRGTPPPDHLQRDRHSA, translated from the coding sequence ATGCCGTTCGTCAGTTGCGTGATGCCGACCTATGGTCGGGCGGATTACGTGGCCGAGTCGGTGCGGATGTTTCTCGATCAAGACTATCCCTCCAAAGAACTCCTGATCCTCAATGACTGCCCTGGGCAGACCTTTCGTGGCGAACTTCCCGGCGTTCGGATCATCAATGCCGATCAGCGGTGGAGCACGTTGGGGGACAAACGGAACGCCATCATTCAGCAGGCCCGGGGAGAGTTGATCGCGGTCTGGGATGATGATGACGTCTATCTCCCCTGGCGGCTGTCCCAGGCAGTAAACCGCCTCCGCGAGCTGAACGCGGCGATTTACTGCCCTGCGGAATACTGGGCTTACTGGGGTGCCGCCGATCTCCACGACAACCAGGCCCGACTGGATTGGATCTATCACCCGTTGGTCGTGTTTCAGAAATCCCTCTGGCAGGCCGTGGGCGGATATCCGCCGCTTTCGAACGCCGAAGACACCGCGCTCATGCGGAAGTTTCTGGACCATCTGTCGATCGCATGGCCGCAGGATCCGATCCGCCGCTACGACCGCCCGATGATCATGCGCGGGAAGTCCAAGTATCACCACACAAGCATTGGCGGCGGTGAACATCCGCCCGACACTCGGACCGGCGAGATTCGGCTGGTGCCCTGCGACATTCAGGATCCGATTCTCCGGGACTGCCGCGACCGATTGCTGAAGGAACACCGCATGACCACACAACTGCGTGGGACGCCACCCCCCGACCACTTGCAGCGCGATCGCCACTCTGCCTGA
- a CDS encoding FMN-binding negative transcriptional regulator has product MYVPSSFRETDLATLHEFIDRHSFATLISQVGDEPFATHLPLLLNASQGPQGTLSGHMARANSHWQSAASQRVLAIFRGPHAYVSPSWYESPNVVPTWNYVTVHVYGTLRLVDDRSRLTDLIDQMVTRYESSQPTPWTLSSQSEGFVSKMLDAIVGFEIEIDRIEGKWKLSQNHSQDRRDKVMQHLQASDHADDRQIADLMKAR; this is encoded by the coding sequence ATGTATGTCCCCTCCAGCTTCCGCGAGACGGATCTCGCCACACTGCACGAGTTCATCGATCGGCACAGCTTCGCAACGCTGATCTCTCAAGTCGGCGACGAACCCTTCGCCACTCACTTGCCGCTCTTGCTCAATGCCAGCCAGGGACCACAGGGAACCCTGTCAGGTCACATGGCGCGGGCAAATTCACACTGGCAATCCGCCGCCAGCCAACGCGTGCTGGCAATCTTTCGCGGCCCGCATGCGTATGTCTCACCCAGCTGGTACGAATCGCCTAACGTCGTCCCCACCTGGAACTATGTCACCGTACATGTCTACGGAACCCTGCGTCTGGTCGACGACCGCTCCCGACTCACTGATCTGATTGATCAGATGGTCACGCGTTACGAATCCTCCCAGCCGACCCCCTGGACATTGAGTTCCCAGAGCGAAGGTTTCGTCTCAAAGATGCTCGATGCGATCGTCGGCTTCGAAATCGAAATCGACCGCATCGAAGGCAAATGGAAGCTCAGCCAAAACCATTCTCAAGACCGACGCGACAAAGTGATGCAGCACCTGCAGGCGTCCGACCATGCCGACGACCGACAAATCGCCGACCTGATGAAGGCCAGGTAA
- a CDS encoding carbonic anhydrase, translating into MEQALQPLHELGSALILRRSQFGCCDGPGDACEGLSIIEQAVRHRNVREIVVCGHACCSAFPQEFEVPAALKNADLGTQLLRRAREREIWNHRARERLIRQVAELEQRPLIAHLVASREVSVHGLFTWPKAVCSLHITRPADNSCPCRS; encoded by the coding sequence ATGGAGCAGGCCTTGCAGCCGCTCCATGAACTCGGCTCCGCACTGATCTTGCGACGTTCCCAATTCGGATGCTGCGACGGGCCAGGCGATGCCTGCGAAGGACTGTCCATCATCGAACAGGCGGTGCGGCATCGCAATGTCCGTGAAATCGTCGTCTGCGGCCATGCCTGCTGCTCCGCGTTTCCTCAGGAATTCGAAGTGCCAGCAGCACTGAAAAACGCCGATCTGGGCACACAACTGCTCAGGCGGGCGAGAGAACGCGAAATCTGGAATCATCGTGCCCGCGAACGCCTGATTCGCCAAGTGGCCGAACTGGAACAGCGCCCGTTGATCGCGCACCTCGTCGCCTCGCGTGAGGTCTCAGTGCACGGCCTCTTTACTTGGCCGAAAGCGGTCTGTTCACTGCATATCACACGGCCAGCGGACAATTCCTGCCCGTGTCGAAGTTAA
- a CDS encoding RHS repeat domain-containing protein produces the protein MDTFLDQVYRLTSFDQSDPVGGTILNQVTRVYNEFQQVIGEYQSHSGAVVLGTTPKVQYGYSTSSANTIRPLSMTYPNGRIVRLNYGSTGTANNLLSRPLSVVDDAGSVILQTYSYLGLNTPVIADNPQPDVRWTLVGSSNDPDTGDIYTGLDRFGRIKDCRWQDYGASADAVRLKYGYDRDSNRLWRQDDVARAASQPFDELYTYDGLQRLQTMQRGTLNSGHTAISSQTYGQCWNLDSTENWTGMKQAVGGSSWTLEQARTANTVNEITDITNSVGSAWTEPVYDGVGNMTTIPQPNDPTKSFTGTWDAWNRLVKLVDDSTTNTVEEYQYDAAGRRIVKKLYTSGTLSETRQIYLSSQNQVLEEGIGSSTEAVLQNVWSLMYIDGLILRDRDTDGDEELDERRYCLQDANWNAVALTDASGDVTQRFCYQPYGTVQFLAVNYSSGSNTALWATLFTGRELDLATGLYYFRARYLSSLVGAFMGRDPAGFADGPNFYSAYFVPTTSDPSGKQSSFVPGPFGGRLPPSFAKWFNDNKQTDGCVYIDVEDFLKWYKEAGGVISHKQVWAIWEGGCIGLAGAAATCPANIYPYKNPSGGIQGPSFPTPERLPGVRCFLQRSEAERRTCPDGEINTVFGKSGYYSGGKGNTPDIGDGGTVSPSSVVGVERNGDFFYQLEGGGLFWFINNARSEDDGRRGRLPKIWEPSPDGFVYPDPNWTPGPEIPRYKQQLTICEDSQSFSKHPDTIWCSVCKKCE, from the coding sequence TTGGACACCTTCCTCGATCAGGTCTACCGGCTCACCAGCTTCGATCAAAGCGACCCGGTCGGCGGCACCATTCTGAATCAGGTGACCCGGGTGTATAATGAGTTCCAGCAAGTGATTGGGGAGTACCAGTCCCATAGCGGCGCAGTAGTCCTGGGAACGACTCCCAAGGTGCAGTATGGGTACTCGACGAGCAGTGCGAATACAATCCGGCCTCTGAGTATGACGTATCCCAACGGACGCATTGTGCGACTGAACTACGGCAGCACGGGCACGGCGAACAACCTGTTAAGCCGTCCGCTGTCTGTGGTGGACGATGCAGGGAGCGTGATTTTGCAGACCTACAGCTACTTGGGGCTAAATACCCCGGTGATCGCTGATAACCCACAGCCGGACGTCAGATGGACGCTGGTGGGGAGCAGTAACGATCCGGATACGGGCGACATCTATACTGGGCTGGACCGGTTCGGACGGATCAAGGACTGCCGGTGGCAGGATTATGGGGCCAGTGCCGATGCGGTGCGGCTGAAGTACGGTTATGACCGGGACAGCAACCGGTTGTGGCGTCAGGACGACGTCGCCCGGGCGGCCAGCCAGCCGTTCGATGAGCTGTACACCTACGACGGCCTGCAGCGGCTGCAGACGATGCAGCGGGGGACGCTCAACAGCGGTCATACGGCGATCTCCAGCCAAACCTACGGTCAGTGCTGGAACCTGGACAGTACGGAGAACTGGACCGGGATGAAACAGGCGGTCGGCGGAAGCAGCTGGACGCTGGAACAGGCCCGGACTGCGAATACGGTCAATGAAATCACGGACATCACGAACTCTGTCGGATCAGCCTGGACGGAACCGGTGTACGACGGGGTGGGAAACATGACGACGATCCCCCAGCCGAACGATCCGACCAAGAGCTTCACGGGCACATGGGATGCCTGGAACCGCCTGGTCAAGCTGGTGGACGACAGCACCACCAACACGGTGGAGGAATACCAATATGACGCGGCAGGCCGACGGATCGTCAAGAAGCTGTACACGAGCGGCACGCTGAGCGAGACGCGGCAGATCTACCTGTCGAGCCAGAATCAGGTTCTGGAAGAAGGGATTGGCTCGTCGACGGAGGCCGTGCTACAGAACGTCTGGAGCCTGATGTACATCGATGGCCTGATTCTGCGGGATCGGGACACCGATGGAGATGAAGAGCTGGACGAACGCCGCTACTGCCTGCAAGACGCCAACTGGAACGCAGTCGCCCTGACGGACGCCAGCGGAGACGTGACGCAGCGGTTCTGCTATCAGCCATATGGCACCGTGCAGTTCTTGGCGGTGAACTACAGCTCCGGCAGCAACACGGCCCTGTGGGCCACGCTGTTCACCGGAAGGGAACTGGATCTCGCCACGGGACTGTACTACTTTAGGGCGAGGTATTTAAGCAGTCTTGTGGGTGCTTTTATGGGTAGAGACCCGGCGGGCTTTGCCGATGGCCCCAATTTCTATAGCGCATATTTTGTCCCGACAACGTCGGATCCAAGCGGCAAACAGTCAAGTTTCGTCCCAGGCCCATTCGGAGGTCGCCTTCCTCCGTCGTTTGCAAAATGGTTTAACGACAACAAGCAAACAGATGGATGCGTCTATATTGACGTTGAAGACTTTTTGAAATGGTATAAAGAGGCTGGCGGAGTCATTTCTCATAAACAGGTCTGGGCAATCTGGGAAGGCGGCTGTATCGGGCTTGCCGGCGCAGCAGCAACTTGTCCGGCTAACATATACCCTTACAAAAATCCGTCAGGTGGAATACAAGGCCCTTCTTTTCCGACTCCGGAGAGGCTTCCCGGAGTGCGCTGTTTCTTGCAAAGATCCGAAGCGGAGAGACGCACTTGTCCAGACGGCGAGATCAATACAGTATTTGGGAAAAGTGGCTACTACAGTGGAGGCAAAGGAAATACACCAGATATTGGCGACGGAGGCACAGTTTCGCCATCTTCTGTGGTTGGAGTAGAAAGAAACGGTGATTTCTTCTACCAACTGGAAGGTGGCGGACTCTTTTGGTTCATTAACAACGCCAGATCTGAAGATGATGGACGCAGGGGAAGGCTGCCCAAAATTTGGGAACCATCTCCCGACGGCTTTGTTTACCCTGATCCGAACTGGACACCCGGACCAGAAATACCTAGATATAAACAGCAATTGACAATCTGCGAGGATTCCCAATCTTTCTCCAAACATCCAGATACAATTTGGTGTTCAGTGTGCAAGAAATGCGAATAA
- a CDS encoding YbcC family protein gives MSETLTITPATAKAETTLLELLTEIEDTVPPLWPLADYVAVNPFVGLTGQTFLEARQLLSQVRDCDLLMPREHFQSQWHQGHITLADVRDAPARCIAEHPEYFAGLELHEVLEWLNQPTDDHQSTEPRFRTVSETVDLRQHTTWTSHIINDISRHCSAHFDEGQAPWANPWKGESLYEGWRNASRLGRRMDMLGLTGFRSFAARLPARPQAAILQMLNTLEIPQSCWKLFLLCELFSIAGWASFVKYRVREDAAAGIGNDDLIGLLAMRLAYDIAIAQAPGIPWPLPLWPADILIADGEAVPPTPAAEVLNRYVMQVAGELAYQRQVCRKLTLRPATATNSRRKTLQMVFCIDVRSEVFRRHLESVSDGVETFGFAGFFGMPVEYVPLGETAGTAQCPVLLQPSFCVHEAVLGDDAHAQSRVCRDRRAVRQGRKLWKSFQTSAASCFSFVEAIGLTYFAKLLADSLRLTRPVAAADHDGLQGDSRGNLGPDLHAPENTGLSPERQVELAEGTLRNLGLTTGFARVVALCGHAADVVNNPLKASLDCGACGGHSGAPNARIAAALLNDPQVRAGLSRRGIEIPADTWFAAALHNTTTDEIVFCDPQMIPASHADDFAQINSWLQAAGKLTRVERSHRFANGRPEDLLRRSRDWSEVRPEWGLAGNAAFIIAPRTRTLGLDFGGRTFLHSYDHQRDPELKVLELIMTAPLVVTNWINLQYYASTVDPLAFGSGSKVIHNVVGQIGVFQGNGGDLMTGLPWQSVHDGKQFQHEPLRLLVAIEAPRAAAEKIILRHQLVRDLVSNGWLSLIVMEGDRFYRWSSNAAWEHEVVA, from the coding sequence ATGTCTGAGACCTTGACGATCACCCCCGCAACGGCCAAAGCCGAGACGACGCTCCTCGAATTGCTGACCGAAATTGAAGACACGGTGCCGCCGCTCTGGCCGCTCGCCGACTATGTCGCCGTCAATCCGTTCGTCGGCCTCACCGGCCAGACGTTTCTGGAAGCACGGCAGCTCCTCAGCCAGGTCCGCGACTGCGACCTGCTGATGCCCCGCGAGCACTTTCAGTCGCAATGGCATCAGGGCCACATCACGCTGGCAGACGTCCGGGACGCCCCCGCTCGGTGCATCGCGGAACATCCGGAGTACTTTGCCGGCCTCGAACTGCACGAGGTACTGGAATGGCTGAACCAGCCCACCGATGACCACCAGTCAACAGAACCGCGATTCCGCACGGTGTCCGAAACGGTCGACCTGCGGCAGCACACCACCTGGACGAGCCACATCATCAATGACATCTCTCGACATTGCAGCGCGCATTTCGATGAAGGTCAGGCGCCTTGGGCGAATCCCTGGAAAGGAGAGTCGCTGTACGAAGGTTGGCGGAACGCCTCCCGTCTTGGACGACGGATGGACATGCTGGGTCTGACTGGATTTCGCAGTTTCGCGGCCCGACTCCCTGCCCGACCGCAAGCTGCCATTCTGCAGATGCTCAACACGCTCGAAATTCCCCAATCGTGCTGGAAGCTGTTCCTGCTTTGCGAACTGTTCTCCATCGCAGGCTGGGCCTCCTTCGTGAAATACCGGGTCCGCGAAGACGCCGCGGCAGGAATCGGGAATGACGACCTGATCGGATTGCTGGCCATGCGGCTGGCGTACGACATCGCGATTGCCCAGGCGCCTGGCATTCCCTGGCCGTTGCCCCTCTGGCCGGCGGACATCCTGATTGCCGATGGCGAGGCCGTTCCGCCCACTCCGGCCGCGGAGGTTCTGAACAGGTACGTCATGCAGGTCGCCGGTGAGCTGGCCTACCAACGGCAGGTGTGCCGCAAGTTGACGCTGCGTCCCGCGACGGCCACAAATTCCCGTCGCAAAACACTACAAATGGTGTTCTGCATCGACGTGCGGTCAGAAGTCTTCCGGCGTCATCTGGAGTCCGTCAGTGACGGGGTCGAAACCTTCGGCTTCGCCGGTTTCTTCGGGATGCCGGTCGAGTATGTGCCGCTCGGAGAAACAGCGGGAACGGCACAATGTCCGGTATTACTGCAGCCCAGCTTCTGCGTACATGAAGCCGTGCTCGGCGACGATGCACATGCTCAATCCCGGGTCTGCCGGGACCGACGGGCCGTGCGGCAGGGACGCAAGCTTTGGAAATCATTCCAGACTTCAGCCGCGTCTTGCTTCTCCTTCGTCGAAGCGATCGGGCTGACGTACTTCGCCAAACTGCTGGCCGACTCGCTGCGACTCACGCGGCCAGTCGCAGCAGCCGATCACGACGGCCTGCAAGGAGACTCACGCGGCAACCTCGGGCCCGATCTGCATGCCCCGGAGAACACCGGACTCTCCCCCGAACGCCAAGTCGAACTCGCCGAGGGGACGCTGCGGAATCTGGGACTGACCACCGGCTTTGCCAGAGTCGTGGCCCTGTGCGGTCACGCCGCGGACGTGGTGAACAATCCGCTCAAAGCCTCGCTCGATTGCGGAGCCTGCGGGGGACACAGCGGCGCCCCGAATGCACGAATCGCGGCTGCACTCTTGAATGATCCGCAGGTTCGCGCCGGACTATCTCGCCGAGGAATCGAGATTCCCGCCGACACCTGGTTCGCCGCGGCCCTGCACAACACAACGACGGACGAAATCGTCTTCTGCGATCCGCAGATGATTCCGGCGTCTCACGCGGATGACTTCGCCCAGATCAACTCGTGGCTGCAGGCAGCGGGGAAACTCACCCGCGTAGAGCGGTCCCATCGATTTGCAAACGGCCGTCCGGAAGACCTGCTCCGCCGCAGTCGTGACTGGTCCGAAGTGCGCCCCGAGTGGGGCCTCGCAGGCAATGCCGCCTTCATCATCGCGCCCCGCACGCGGACGCTCGGTCTCGATTTTGGAGGCCGCACCTTCCTCCACAGTTATGACCATCAGCGCGATCCCGAGCTCAAGGTTCTCGAACTGATCATGACCGCCCCCCTGGTCGTCACCAACTGGATCAATCTGCAGTACTACGCCTCCACGGTCGATCCGCTCGCCTTTGGAAGCGGCAGCAAGGTAATTCACAACGTTGTCGGGCAGATTGGAGTTTTTCAGGGAAACGGCGGCGACCTGATGACCGGCCTCCCCTGGCAGTCGGTGCATGACGGCAAGCAGTTCCAGCACGAACCGCTCCGATTACTGGTCGCCATCGAAGCCCCTCGTGCGGCCGCCGAAAAGATCATCTTGCGGCACCAGCTGGTCCGAGACCTCGTCAGCAACGGCTGGCTGTCGCTGATCGTGATGGAAGGAGACCGCTTCTATCGCTGGTCATCCAATGCTGCATGGGAACACGAAGTGGTCGCCTGA
- a CDS encoding IS110 family RNA-guided transposase, whose protein sequence is MVYVGVDLHKHTISLCVVNRERSVLERKRLHCCEEHRIVEFLKLLRKQQRGIQVVVEATASYEWFVKLVEPIAQKVILAHPKKLRVIAESTRKSDKLDAQVLAEFLALDMIPEAYRPTPRQREHRTLVRHRQRVQKGITSIKNTLRRILSHYNSDIKSLFTQEGLTYLREVALCQADRFVVDQLCLQLTHQQELLRAVDRELSAFAKAGSEQETANRELLRSIPGVGRVTSDVVVSELGDMQRFANARKVAAYAGLAPGQRESAGKRKDLHIEKCGSRLLRATLVEAAWQLVKRSPRWRDIFERLRARTGQKKKAIVAIARRLLTVMYALLKRREPFRPFAVA, encoded by the coding sequence ATGGTTTACGTCGGCGTTGACCTCCACAAACACACTATCAGCCTGTGCGTCGTGAATCGAGAGCGGAGCGTCCTGGAGCGAAAACGGCTCCACTGCTGCGAGGAGCACAGGATCGTGGAATTCCTCAAACTCCTTCGCAAGCAGCAACGCGGCATTCAGGTCGTCGTCGAAGCGACCGCCAGTTACGAATGGTTCGTCAAACTTGTCGAGCCGATCGCCCAGAAGGTGATCCTCGCTCATCCCAAAAAACTGCGGGTGATCGCCGAGTCCACTCGCAAGAGCGACAAGCTCGACGCCCAGGTGCTGGCCGAGTTCCTGGCGCTGGACATGATCCCCGAGGCCTATCGTCCCACGCCCCGGCAGCGGGAACATCGGACCCTGGTGCGGCACCGCCAGCGGGTTCAGAAAGGGATCACGTCGATCAAGAACACGCTGCGGCGGATCTTGAGTCACTACAACTCGGACATCAAGAGCCTGTTCACCCAGGAAGGGCTGACGTATCTGCGGGAGGTGGCGTTGTGCCAGGCCGACCGTTTCGTCGTCGATCAACTGTGCCTGCAGCTCACGCACCAGCAAGAGCTGCTGCGGGCGGTGGACCGGGAACTCTCGGCCTTCGCCAAGGCCGGTTCGGAGCAGGAGACGGCGAACCGCGAACTGCTGCGTTCGATTCCCGGGGTGGGCCGCGTGACGAGCGACGTGGTGGTCAGCGAACTGGGGGACATGCAGCGGTTCGCCAACGCCCGGAAAGTCGCGGCGTATGCGGGGCTGGCCCCCGGCCAGCGGGAGAGTGCCGGCAAGCGGAAAGACCTGCACATCGAGAAGTGCGGTTCCAGGTTACTCAGGGCCACGCTGGTGGAAGCGGCCTGGCAACTTGTCAAACGCAGTCCGCGGTGGCGGGACATCTTTGAGCGATTGCGGGCGCGGACCGGCCAGAAGAAGAAGGCGATCGTGGCGATCGCGCGGAGGTTATTGACGGTGATGTACGCGCTGCTCAAGCGGCGGGAGCCGTTCCGGCCCTTCGCGGTCGCCTGA